In Eublepharis macularius isolate TG4126 chromosome 4, MPM_Emac_v1.0, whole genome shotgun sequence, the following are encoded in one genomic region:
- the SIMC1 gene encoding SUMO-interacting motif-containing protein 1 isoform X1 has protein sequence MAEGIIILSGSDGEGSGGCRRSRCRRHLRRKRRWRCLQESSEVIDLTGDDLVGKTAAYCDFDIIDLTQPEETMISPLHSGGYVSLGLMHSTPAGIQPTYSPKILTTLDPEGTLDMSLGLWDKKQPSPKEDAMKQTCFQGSFALLSDYGEDSESSHTTYNSDLGSLGSPLLGSDAFSLSSANDSCEHEAFWDPVEDDPNSCPPEGDLNPQLSLHHQKCSSSSPSSSCPENVTTSLTEADQVLIETENSTPAAIKPDLQESTQQFDIKVWMKTLQYFPGVPVHHPFLQNVVPEKDARQNSQQKAQPIPSRRLSMVSSTIEENFFRGTLDFLMDYVSSQYYPPKEITSCMVRQILLSSEVQQEIQKDAYMLLMKIQALHPAKADSVAWDWDLLREVMTEQGKKFPGRLLFLHYVIQTLEDDFQTTARTSDLNKSIAKKVLSCDQCFSNVKELITWVVAAVTGTRFYQHRDLQDTDPLSETSMAQTSISVSELPLAQTAQIEDTALQFQSQKEVMLLQRMLSIAVEVDKSPYCSASKIAEVVFSQNIPKRCQREAFLSSMECHLLRCKVLDLFFDRNCKESINLPLSMAKILQFLINFYPRMKYQDNEATWQRWDEMLHQLNLLVLSYHRTILGHLWKSMSERIKLIIKDAKPKLQSYDSITISDADDSINKFQKQLLKTLKQPLPSPIKEKIDLLRVLFHTITDIYRTFGHFDGLLASGSS, from the exons ATGGCCGAGGGCATCATCATCCTCTCCGGCTCCGACGGCGAAGGCTCGGGAGGATGCCGCCGGTCTCGCTGCCGGCGCCACTTGAGAAGAAAGCGGAGATGGCGCTGCCTACAGGAAAGCTCG GAGGTCATTGATCTGACTGGAGATGACCTGGTTGGGAAAACAGCTGCATACTGTGACTTTGATATAATTGATCTGACACAGCCTGAAGAGACAATGATCAGTCCTCTTCATAGTGGTGGCTATGTTTCTCTGGGTCTAATGCACTCGACTCCAGCTGGCATACAGCCTACATACTCTCCTAAAATCCTTACCACTCTGGATCCTGAAGGCACTCTTGATATGTCACTTGGCCTGTGGGACAAGAAACAACCTTCTCCCAAGGAAGATGCCATGAAACAGACCTGCTTTCAAGGCAGCTTTGCCCTTCTTTCTGACTATGGTGAGGACTCTGAAAGCAGCCATACCACTTACAACAGTGATTTAGGATCTTTGGGGAGCCCACTGCTGGGCTCTGATGCTTTCTCCCTCTCTTCAGCCAATGATAGCTGTGAACATGAAGCATTCTGGGATCCTGTAGAAGATGATCCTAATAGCTGTCCACCTGAGGGAGATCTTAACCCCCAGCTCTCTCTACATCATCAGAAATGCTCTTCAAGTTCCCCCTCTTCCTCATGTCCTGAGAATGTCACCACATCtctaacagaagctgaccaggTTTTGATAGAGACAgaaaactccacaccagctgctATAAAGCCAGATCTTCAGGAATCAACTCAGCAATTTGACATCAAAGTCTGGATGAAAACATTGCAATATTTCCCAGGAGTGCCTGTACATCACCCATTCCTTCAAAATGTAGTACCCGAAAAGGATGCCAGACAG AACAGTCAACAGAAAGCCCAGCCTATACCATCCCGTAGATTAAGCATGGTATCCAGCACTATTGAGGAGAATTTCTTCCGGGGGACCTTGGATTTCCTCATGGATTATGTATCCTCCCAGTACTACCCTCCAAAGGAGATCACATCCTGCATGGTCAGACAGATTTTGCTGAGCTCAGAAGTGCAACAGGAGATACAGAAAGATGCTTACATGCTGCTGATGAAAATCCAGGC GCTTCACCCAGCGAAGGCTGATTCAGTGGCATGGGACTGGGACTTGCTACGTGAGGTCATGACAGAGCAG GGAAAAAAGTTTCCAGGACGGCTCCTGTTCTTGCATTACGTGATTCAAACTTTGGAGGATGACTTCCAAACAACGGCCAGAACAAGCGATCTGAACAAATCCATTGCCAAGAAAGTGCTTTCCTGTGATCAGTGCTTCAGCAACGTAAA AGAATTGATTACATGGGTAGTAGCTGCAGTTACTGGAACAAGATTTTACCAGCACAGAGATCTGCAAGACACAGATCCTTTGTCAGAAACATCAATGGCCCAAACCAGCATTTCAGTATCAGAACTGCCTTTAGCCCAAACTGCACAAATAGAAGACACCGCTCTACAGTTTCAGTCTCAAAA GGAAGTGATGCTTCTCCAGAGAATGCTTTCTATAGCTGTAGAAGTGGACAAATCTCCATACTGCAGTGCCAGTAAGATTGCAGAAGTGGTATTTTCACAGAATATTCCCAAGCGCTGCCAAAG GGAAGCTTTCCTAAGCAGCATGGAATGCCATCTTCTGCGCTGCAAAGTGCTGGATCTCTTTTTTGACCGCAACTGTAAAGAATCTATCAATCTGCCCTTGTCGATGGCAAAGATCTTGCAGTTTCTGATAAACTTTTACCCACGGATGAAATACCAG GACAATGAAGCAACATGGCAGAGGTGGGATGAGATGCTTCACCAGCTGAATTTACTGGTGCTGAGTTATCACAGAACAATCCTAG ggcACTTATGGAAGTCCATGTCTGAACGGATCAAGTTGATTATCAAAGATGCCAAACCTAAACTACAGTCATATGATTCCATCACCATTTCAGATGCAGATGACAGCATAAATAAATTCCAGAAACAGCTCTTGAAAACTCTGAAGCAACCACTTCCCTCACCCATCAAAGAAAAGATTGACCTACTCAGAGTATTGTTTCACACGATTACAGATATTTACAGAACTTTTGGACACTTTGATGGACTTCTTGCTAGTGGAAGCAGCTGA
- the SIMC1 gene encoding SUMO-interacting motif-containing protein 1 isoform X2, producing the protein MKLLGRLMANLSFLLCKVPKEVIDLTGDDLVGKTAAYCDFDIIDLTQPEETMISPLHSGGYVSLGLMHSTPAGIQPTYSPKILTTLDPEGTLDMSLGLWDKKQPSPKEDAMKQTCFQGSFALLSDYGEDSESSHTTYNSDLGSLGSPLLGSDAFSLSSANDSCEHEAFWDPVEDDPNSCPPEGDLNPQLSLHHQKCSSSSPSSSCPENVTTSLTEADQVLIETENSTPAAIKPDLQESTQQFDIKVWMKTLQYFPGVPVHHPFLQNVVPEKDARQNSQQKAQPIPSRRLSMVSSTIEENFFRGTLDFLMDYVSSQYYPPKEITSCMVRQILLSSEVQQEIQKDAYMLLMKIQALHPAKADSVAWDWDLLREVMTEQGKKFPGRLLFLHYVIQTLEDDFQTTARTSDLNKSIAKKVLSCDQCFSNVKELITWVVAAVTGTRFYQHRDLQDTDPLSETSMAQTSISVSELPLAQTAQIEDTALQFQSQKEVMLLQRMLSIAVEVDKSPYCSASKIAEVVFSQNIPKRCQREAFLSSMECHLLRCKVLDLFFDRNCKESINLPLSMAKILQFLINFYPRMKYQDNEATWQRWDEMLHQLNLLVLSYHRTILGHLWKSMSERIKLIIKDAKPKLQSYDSITISDADDSINKFQKQLLKTLKQPLPSPIKEKIDLLRVLFHTITDIYRTFGHFDGLLASGSS; encoded by the exons ATGAAGCTTCTGGGAAGGTTGATGGCAAATTTGAGTTTTCTTCTATGTAAAGTTCCAAag GAGGTCATTGATCTGACTGGAGATGACCTGGTTGGGAAAACAGCTGCATACTGTGACTTTGATATAATTGATCTGACACAGCCTGAAGAGACAATGATCAGTCCTCTTCATAGTGGTGGCTATGTTTCTCTGGGTCTAATGCACTCGACTCCAGCTGGCATACAGCCTACATACTCTCCTAAAATCCTTACCACTCTGGATCCTGAAGGCACTCTTGATATGTCACTTGGCCTGTGGGACAAGAAACAACCTTCTCCCAAGGAAGATGCCATGAAACAGACCTGCTTTCAAGGCAGCTTTGCCCTTCTTTCTGACTATGGTGAGGACTCTGAAAGCAGCCATACCACTTACAACAGTGATTTAGGATCTTTGGGGAGCCCACTGCTGGGCTCTGATGCTTTCTCCCTCTCTTCAGCCAATGATAGCTGTGAACATGAAGCATTCTGGGATCCTGTAGAAGATGATCCTAATAGCTGTCCACCTGAGGGAGATCTTAACCCCCAGCTCTCTCTACATCATCAGAAATGCTCTTCAAGTTCCCCCTCTTCCTCATGTCCTGAGAATGTCACCACATCtctaacagaagctgaccaggTTTTGATAGAGACAgaaaactccacaccagctgctATAAAGCCAGATCTTCAGGAATCAACTCAGCAATTTGACATCAAAGTCTGGATGAAAACATTGCAATATTTCCCAGGAGTGCCTGTACATCACCCATTCCTTCAAAATGTAGTACCCGAAAAGGATGCCAGACAG AACAGTCAACAGAAAGCCCAGCCTATACCATCCCGTAGATTAAGCATGGTATCCAGCACTATTGAGGAGAATTTCTTCCGGGGGACCTTGGATTTCCTCATGGATTATGTATCCTCCCAGTACTACCCTCCAAAGGAGATCACATCCTGCATGGTCAGACAGATTTTGCTGAGCTCAGAAGTGCAACAGGAGATACAGAAAGATGCTTACATGCTGCTGATGAAAATCCAGGC GCTTCACCCAGCGAAGGCTGATTCAGTGGCATGGGACTGGGACTTGCTACGTGAGGTCATGACAGAGCAG GGAAAAAAGTTTCCAGGACGGCTCCTGTTCTTGCATTACGTGATTCAAACTTTGGAGGATGACTTCCAAACAACGGCCAGAACAAGCGATCTGAACAAATCCATTGCCAAGAAAGTGCTTTCCTGTGATCAGTGCTTCAGCAACGTAAA AGAATTGATTACATGGGTAGTAGCTGCAGTTACTGGAACAAGATTTTACCAGCACAGAGATCTGCAAGACACAGATCCTTTGTCAGAAACATCAATGGCCCAAACCAGCATTTCAGTATCAGAACTGCCTTTAGCCCAAACTGCACAAATAGAAGACACCGCTCTACAGTTTCAGTCTCAAAA GGAAGTGATGCTTCTCCAGAGAATGCTTTCTATAGCTGTAGAAGTGGACAAATCTCCATACTGCAGTGCCAGTAAGATTGCAGAAGTGGTATTTTCACAGAATATTCCCAAGCGCTGCCAAAG GGAAGCTTTCCTAAGCAGCATGGAATGCCATCTTCTGCGCTGCAAAGTGCTGGATCTCTTTTTTGACCGCAACTGTAAAGAATCTATCAATCTGCCCTTGTCGATGGCAAAGATCTTGCAGTTTCTGATAAACTTTTACCCACGGATGAAATACCAG GACAATGAAGCAACATGGCAGAGGTGGGATGAGATGCTTCACCAGCTGAATTTACTGGTGCTGAGTTATCACAGAACAATCCTAG ggcACTTATGGAAGTCCATGTCTGAACGGATCAAGTTGATTATCAAAGATGCCAAACCTAAACTACAGTCATATGATTCCATCACCATTTCAGATGCAGATGACAGCATAAATAAATTCCAGAAACAGCTCTTGAAAACTCTGAAGCAACCACTTCCCTCACCCATCAAAGAAAAGATTGACCTACTCAGAGTATTGTTTCACACGATTACAGATATTTACAGAACTTTTGGACACTTTGATGGACTTCTTGCTAGTGGAAGCAGCTGA
- the SIMC1 gene encoding SUMO-interacting motif-containing protein 1 isoform X3 produces MEVIDLTGDDLVGKTAAYCDFDIIDLTQPEETMISPLHSGGYVSLGLMHSTPAGIQPTYSPKILTTLDPEGTLDMSLGLWDKKQPSPKEDAMKQTCFQGSFALLSDYGEDSESSHTTYNSDLGSLGSPLLGSDAFSLSSANDSCEHEAFWDPVEDDPNSCPPEGDLNPQLSLHHQKCSSSSPSSSCPENVTTSLTEADQVLIETENSTPAAIKPDLQESTQQFDIKVWMKTLQYFPGVPVHHPFLQNVVPEKDARQNSQQKAQPIPSRRLSMVSSTIEENFFRGTLDFLMDYVSSQYYPPKEITSCMVRQILLSSEVQQEIQKDAYMLLMKIQALHPAKADSVAWDWDLLREVMTEQGKKFPGRLLFLHYVIQTLEDDFQTTARTSDLNKSIAKKVLSCDQCFSNVKELITWVVAAVTGTRFYQHRDLQDTDPLSETSMAQTSISVSELPLAQTAQIEDTALQFQSQKEVMLLQRMLSIAVEVDKSPYCSASKIAEVVFSQNIPKRCQREAFLSSMECHLLRCKVLDLFFDRNCKESINLPLSMAKILQFLINFYPRMKYQDNEATWQRWDEMLHQLNLLVLSYHRTILGHLWKSMSERIKLIIKDAKPKLQSYDSITISDADDSINKFQKQLLKTLKQPLPSPIKEKIDLLRVLFHTITDIYRTFGHFDGLLASGSS; encoded by the exons GAGGTCATTGATCTGACTGGAGATGACCTGGTTGGGAAAACAGCTGCATACTGTGACTTTGATATAATTGATCTGACACAGCCTGAAGAGACAATGATCAGTCCTCTTCATAGTGGTGGCTATGTTTCTCTGGGTCTAATGCACTCGACTCCAGCTGGCATACAGCCTACATACTCTCCTAAAATCCTTACCACTCTGGATCCTGAAGGCACTCTTGATATGTCACTTGGCCTGTGGGACAAGAAACAACCTTCTCCCAAGGAAGATGCCATGAAACAGACCTGCTTTCAAGGCAGCTTTGCCCTTCTTTCTGACTATGGTGAGGACTCTGAAAGCAGCCATACCACTTACAACAGTGATTTAGGATCTTTGGGGAGCCCACTGCTGGGCTCTGATGCTTTCTCCCTCTCTTCAGCCAATGATAGCTGTGAACATGAAGCATTCTGGGATCCTGTAGAAGATGATCCTAATAGCTGTCCACCTGAGGGAGATCTTAACCCCCAGCTCTCTCTACATCATCAGAAATGCTCTTCAAGTTCCCCCTCTTCCTCATGTCCTGAGAATGTCACCACATCtctaacagaagctgaccaggTTTTGATAGAGACAgaaaactccacaccagctgctATAAAGCCAGATCTTCAGGAATCAACTCAGCAATTTGACATCAAAGTCTGGATGAAAACATTGCAATATTTCCCAGGAGTGCCTGTACATCACCCATTCCTTCAAAATGTAGTACCCGAAAAGGATGCCAGACAG AACAGTCAACAGAAAGCCCAGCCTATACCATCCCGTAGATTAAGCATGGTATCCAGCACTATTGAGGAGAATTTCTTCCGGGGGACCTTGGATTTCCTCATGGATTATGTATCCTCCCAGTACTACCCTCCAAAGGAGATCACATCCTGCATGGTCAGACAGATTTTGCTGAGCTCAGAAGTGCAACAGGAGATACAGAAAGATGCTTACATGCTGCTGATGAAAATCCAGGC GCTTCACCCAGCGAAGGCTGATTCAGTGGCATGGGACTGGGACTTGCTACGTGAGGTCATGACAGAGCAG GGAAAAAAGTTTCCAGGACGGCTCCTGTTCTTGCATTACGTGATTCAAACTTTGGAGGATGACTTCCAAACAACGGCCAGAACAAGCGATCTGAACAAATCCATTGCCAAGAAAGTGCTTTCCTGTGATCAGTGCTTCAGCAACGTAAA AGAATTGATTACATGGGTAGTAGCTGCAGTTACTGGAACAAGATTTTACCAGCACAGAGATCTGCAAGACACAGATCCTTTGTCAGAAACATCAATGGCCCAAACCAGCATTTCAGTATCAGAACTGCCTTTAGCCCAAACTGCACAAATAGAAGACACCGCTCTACAGTTTCAGTCTCAAAA GGAAGTGATGCTTCTCCAGAGAATGCTTTCTATAGCTGTAGAAGTGGACAAATCTCCATACTGCAGTGCCAGTAAGATTGCAGAAGTGGTATTTTCACAGAATATTCCCAAGCGCTGCCAAAG GGAAGCTTTCCTAAGCAGCATGGAATGCCATCTTCTGCGCTGCAAAGTGCTGGATCTCTTTTTTGACCGCAACTGTAAAGAATCTATCAATCTGCCCTTGTCGATGGCAAAGATCTTGCAGTTTCTGATAAACTTTTACCCACGGATGAAATACCAG GACAATGAAGCAACATGGCAGAGGTGGGATGAGATGCTTCACCAGCTGAATTTACTGGTGCTGAGTTATCACAGAACAATCCTAG ggcACTTATGGAAGTCCATGTCTGAACGGATCAAGTTGATTATCAAAGATGCCAAACCTAAACTACAGTCATATGATTCCATCACCATTTCAGATGCAGATGACAGCATAAATAAATTCCAGAAACAGCTCTTGAAAACTCTGAAGCAACCACTTCCCTCACCCATCAAAGAAAAGATTGACCTACTCAGAGTATTGTTTCACACGATTACAGATATTTACAGAACTTTTGGACACTTTGATGGACTTCTTGCTAGTGGAAGCAGCTGA
- the SIMC1 gene encoding SUMO-interacting motif-containing protein 1 isoform X4 yields the protein MISPLHSGGYVSLGLMHSTPAGIQPTYSPKILTTLDPEGTLDMSLGLWDKKQPSPKEDAMKQTCFQGSFALLSDYGEDSESSHTTYNSDLGSLGSPLLGSDAFSLSSANDSCEHEAFWDPVEDDPNSCPPEGDLNPQLSLHHQKCSSSSPSSSCPENVTTSLTEADQVLIETENSTPAAIKPDLQESTQQFDIKVWMKTLQYFPGVPVHHPFLQNVVPEKDARQNSQQKAQPIPSRRLSMVSSTIEENFFRGTLDFLMDYVSSQYYPPKEITSCMVRQILLSSEVQQEIQKDAYMLLMKIQALHPAKADSVAWDWDLLREVMTEQGKKFPGRLLFLHYVIQTLEDDFQTTARTSDLNKSIAKKVLSCDQCFSNVKELITWVVAAVTGTRFYQHRDLQDTDPLSETSMAQTSISVSELPLAQTAQIEDTALQFQSQKEVMLLQRMLSIAVEVDKSPYCSASKIAEVVFSQNIPKRCQREAFLSSMECHLLRCKVLDLFFDRNCKESINLPLSMAKILQFLINFYPRMKYQDNEATWQRWDEMLHQLNLLVLSYHRTILGHLWKSMSERIKLIIKDAKPKLQSYDSITISDADDSINKFQKQLLKTLKQPLPSPIKEKIDLLRVLFHTITDIYRTFGHFDGLLASGSS from the exons ATGATCAGTCCTCTTCATAGTGGTGGCTATGTTTCTCTGGGTCTAATGCACTCGACTCCAGCTGGCATACAGCCTACATACTCTCCTAAAATCCTTACCACTCTGGATCCTGAAGGCACTCTTGATATGTCACTTGGCCTGTGGGACAAGAAACAACCTTCTCCCAAGGAAGATGCCATGAAACAGACCTGCTTTCAAGGCAGCTTTGCCCTTCTTTCTGACTATGGTGAGGACTCTGAAAGCAGCCATACCACTTACAACAGTGATTTAGGATCTTTGGGGAGCCCACTGCTGGGCTCTGATGCTTTCTCCCTCTCTTCAGCCAATGATAGCTGTGAACATGAAGCATTCTGGGATCCTGTAGAAGATGATCCTAATAGCTGTCCACCTGAGGGAGATCTTAACCCCCAGCTCTCTCTACATCATCAGAAATGCTCTTCAAGTTCCCCCTCTTCCTCATGTCCTGAGAATGTCACCACATCtctaacagaagctgaccaggTTTTGATAGAGACAgaaaactccacaccagctgctATAAAGCCAGATCTTCAGGAATCAACTCAGCAATTTGACATCAAAGTCTGGATGAAAACATTGCAATATTTCCCAGGAGTGCCTGTACATCACCCATTCCTTCAAAATGTAGTACCCGAAAAGGATGCCAGACAG AACAGTCAACAGAAAGCCCAGCCTATACCATCCCGTAGATTAAGCATGGTATCCAGCACTATTGAGGAGAATTTCTTCCGGGGGACCTTGGATTTCCTCATGGATTATGTATCCTCCCAGTACTACCCTCCAAAGGAGATCACATCCTGCATGGTCAGACAGATTTTGCTGAGCTCAGAAGTGCAACAGGAGATACAGAAAGATGCTTACATGCTGCTGATGAAAATCCAGGC GCTTCACCCAGCGAAGGCTGATTCAGTGGCATGGGACTGGGACTTGCTACGTGAGGTCATGACAGAGCAG GGAAAAAAGTTTCCAGGACGGCTCCTGTTCTTGCATTACGTGATTCAAACTTTGGAGGATGACTTCCAAACAACGGCCAGAACAAGCGATCTGAACAAATCCATTGCCAAGAAAGTGCTTTCCTGTGATCAGTGCTTCAGCAACGTAAA AGAATTGATTACATGGGTAGTAGCTGCAGTTACTGGAACAAGATTTTACCAGCACAGAGATCTGCAAGACACAGATCCTTTGTCAGAAACATCAATGGCCCAAACCAGCATTTCAGTATCAGAACTGCCTTTAGCCCAAACTGCACAAATAGAAGACACCGCTCTACAGTTTCAGTCTCAAAA GGAAGTGATGCTTCTCCAGAGAATGCTTTCTATAGCTGTAGAAGTGGACAAATCTCCATACTGCAGTGCCAGTAAGATTGCAGAAGTGGTATTTTCACAGAATATTCCCAAGCGCTGCCAAAG GGAAGCTTTCCTAAGCAGCATGGAATGCCATCTTCTGCGCTGCAAAGTGCTGGATCTCTTTTTTGACCGCAACTGTAAAGAATCTATCAATCTGCCCTTGTCGATGGCAAAGATCTTGCAGTTTCTGATAAACTTTTACCCACGGATGAAATACCAG GACAATGAAGCAACATGGCAGAGGTGGGATGAGATGCTTCACCAGCTGAATTTACTGGTGCTGAGTTATCACAGAACAATCCTAG ggcACTTATGGAAGTCCATGTCTGAACGGATCAAGTTGATTATCAAAGATGCCAAACCTAAACTACAGTCATATGATTCCATCACCATTTCAGATGCAGATGACAGCATAAATAAATTCCAGAAACAGCTCTTGAAAACTCTGAAGCAACCACTTCCCTCACCCATCAAAGAAAAGATTGACCTACTCAGAGTATTGTTTCACACGATTACAGATATTTACAGAACTTTTGGACACTTTGATGGACTTCTTGCTAGTGGAAGCAGCTGA
- the KIAA1191 gene encoding putative monooxygenase p33MONOX isoform X1, with translation MASRRTEVPAIEHGSEGLLGKMSQPIGMHRRAFSYDDALEDTTPMTPPPSNMCSSILWKQPVIPERKYEELSKVEEGETGMYPSTITSSSSTGTVNKVPVVKAKATHIIMNSLMTKQTQESIQRFEQQAGLRDAGYTPHKGLTAEETKYHRVAESLHNLKMQSGETAKEEKQASSAQSTPSSTPHSSPKRTYRGWFSQGTSTSITGPDFVSMDSSSGDSDKAPSEKWSLFGPRALQKSTTDSGGFTIQAYKGAQKPTPMELMRAQASRMAEDSTTFKPPKMDIPAVEEKRRSPRSHSINPRDMNVLTPTGF, from the exons CAATTGAGCATGGCTCTGAAGGGCTTCTAGGAAAGATGTCCCAGCCAATTGGAATGCACCGTCGGGCTTTCAGTTATGATGATGCCCTGGAGGATACAACACCAATGACCCCTCCTCCTTCAAACATGTGCTCCAGTAtcttgtggaaacagccagtcATCCCAGAGCGCAAATATGAAGAGCTTTCCAAG GTTGAGGAAGGGGAGACTGGCATGTATCCATCTACTATAACCTCCTCATCTTCCACTGGGACTGTGAACAAGGTTCCAGTGGTGAAAGCCAAGGCCACCCACATCATCATGAATTCTCTCATGACAA AACAAACTCAGGAGAGCATTCAGCGCTTTGAGCAACAGGCAGGGCTGAGAGATGCTGGATACACTCCCCACAAAGGCCTCACTGCAGAGGAGACAAAATACCATCGTGTGGCTGAGTCACTCCAT AATCTAAAGATGCAAAGTGGAGAAACAGCAAAAGAAGAGaaacaggcctcttctgcccagtCCACTCCAAGCAGCACTCCACATTCCTCTCCCAAGCGTACATACAG GGGCTGGTTTAGTCAGGGAACATCCACTTCCATCACTGGTCCAGATTTCGTCTCCATGGATTCCAGCAGTGGTGACAGTGATAAAGCCCCCTCTGAAAAATGGAGCCTTTTTGGACCTAGAGCTCTCCAGAAATCCACCACTGATTCAG GGGGCTTTACCATACAGGCCTACAAGGGTGCCCAGAAGCCCACCCCAATggagttaatgcgtgctcaggcCTCCAGGATGGCAGAGGACTCCACAACATTCAAGCCTCCCAAGATGGACATTCCAGCTGTTGAAGAAAAGAGACGTTCCCCACGTTCTCATAGTATCAACCCACGAGACATGAATGTTCTTACTCCCACGGGTTTCTAG
- the KIAA1191 gene encoding putative monooxygenase p33MONOX isoform X2: MSQPIGMHRRAFSYDDALEDTTPMTPPPSNMCSSILWKQPVIPERKYEELSKVEEGETGMYPSTITSSSSTGTVNKVPVVKAKATHIIMNSLMTKQTQESIQRFEQQAGLRDAGYTPHKGLTAEETKYHRVAESLHNLKMQSGETAKEEKQASSAQSTPSSTPHSSPKRTYRGWFSQGTSTSITGPDFVSMDSSSGDSDKAPSEKWSLFGPRALQKSTTDSGGFTIQAYKGAQKPTPMELMRAQASRMAEDSTTFKPPKMDIPAVEEKRRSPRSHSINPRDMNVLTPTGF, encoded by the exons ATGTCCCAGCCAATTGGAATGCACCGTCGGGCTTTCAGTTATGATGATGCCCTGGAGGATACAACACCAATGACCCCTCCTCCTTCAAACATGTGCTCCAGTAtcttgtggaaacagccagtcATCCCAGAGCGCAAATATGAAGAGCTTTCCAAG GTTGAGGAAGGGGAGACTGGCATGTATCCATCTACTATAACCTCCTCATCTTCCACTGGGACTGTGAACAAGGTTCCAGTGGTGAAAGCCAAGGCCACCCACATCATCATGAATTCTCTCATGACAA AACAAACTCAGGAGAGCATTCAGCGCTTTGAGCAACAGGCAGGGCTGAGAGATGCTGGATACACTCCCCACAAAGGCCTCACTGCAGAGGAGACAAAATACCATCGTGTGGCTGAGTCACTCCAT AATCTAAAGATGCAAAGTGGAGAAACAGCAAAAGAAGAGaaacaggcctcttctgcccagtCCACTCCAAGCAGCACTCCACATTCCTCTCCCAAGCGTACATACAG GGGCTGGTTTAGTCAGGGAACATCCACTTCCATCACTGGTCCAGATTTCGTCTCCATGGATTCCAGCAGTGGTGACAGTGATAAAGCCCCCTCTGAAAAATGGAGCCTTTTTGGACCTAGAGCTCTCCAGAAATCCACCACTGATTCAG GGGGCTTTACCATACAGGCCTACAAGGGTGCCCAGAAGCCCACCCCAATggagttaatgcgtgctcaggcCTCCAGGATGGCAGAGGACTCCACAACATTCAAGCCTCCCAAGATGGACATTCCAGCTGTTGAAGAAAAGAGACGTTCCCCACGTTCTCATAGTATCAACCCACGAGACATGAATGTTCTTACTCCCACGGGTTTCTAG